One window of Desertifilum tharense IPPAS B-1220 genomic DNA carries:
- a CDS encoding transposase produces NNKLKLIKRSAYGFRNFENYRIRCLLTWQINY; encoded by the coding sequence TCAATAATAAGCTTAAGTTGATTAAGCGCTCTGCTTATGGCTTTAGAAACTTTGAAAATTATCGAATTAGATGCTTGCTGACTTGGCAAATTAATTATTGA